Proteins encoded together in one Mercenaria mercenaria strain notata chromosome 18, MADL_Memer_1, whole genome shotgun sequence window:
- the LOC123539006 gene encoding glycoprotein 3-alpha-L-fucosyltransferase A-like, whose product MVHPLARDKDFSLLYDFCIDSFNKYSGLVMISMLTCVLLLVVYNSVTIFGTSAALRDSQTIQSFGDINVQSKIVTGKRTFRIHWYNPPRYIKDHRKYAMSCGFETCRYSNCKMSYDRTDANRSHAVIFDGRFMPPNLNFTRPDGQIWIFAAHEAPIHYYKGGDWWYKNKQYTFNWTMTYNKDNTDIFLPYGEILKHKNEIKRNFKSLALSKNKTLLIITSRCQTDSKRMEYVEELKKYVDVDVLGRCGKKWNCGIPHIHDDCFQILNTSYKFYLAFENSICHQYFTEKFYENFNYDLIMLVRGGYKEEAKTLFPYIATADFKSIEDLGTYLKNLSVDEYAELLKRKSQFYSPSYSKVYQRALCDICERMNNQNKYSKTIENIKEWAFRSQPCLQRENVTDV is encoded by the exons GTGATGATTAGTATGTTAACCTGCGTGTTGCTTTTGGTCGTGTACAACTCTGTGACAATTTTTGGAACGTCAGCGGCACTGAGGGACAGCCAAACAATTCAA AGCTTTGGGGACATTAATGTTCAAAGTAAAATAGTTACCGGCAAAAGGACGTTTAGAATACACTGGTATAATCCGCCAAGATATATCAAAGATCATCGCAAGTACGCAATGAGTTGTGGATTTGAAACATGTAGGTACAGCAATTGTAAAATGAGTTATGATAGAACTGATGCAAACAGAAGCCACGCAGTTATATTTGATGGCCGATTTATGCCACCAAATCTAAATTTTACGCGTCCAGACGGACAAATTTGGATTTTTGCGGCTCACGAGGCCCCAATTCATTACTATAAGGGTGGAGATTGGTGGTATAAGaataaacaatatacatttaactGGACAATGACCTATAACAAAGACAACACAGACATATTTCTACCATATGGAGAAAtactaaaacacaaaaatgagATCAAGAGAAACTTCAAGTCATTAGCCCTGAgtaaaaataagacacttttgATCATTACGTCGCGCTGTCAAACCGATTCGAAAAGGATGGAGTATGTGGAAGAACTGAAGAAGTATGTTGATGTCGATGTTTTAGGACGATGTGGTAAAAAATGGAATTGTGGAATACCCCACATACATGACGATtgctttcaaattttgaatacatCTTACAAGTTTTATTTAGCATTTGAAAATTCTATATGTCATCAGTATTTCACGGAAAAATTTTACGAAAATTTTAACTATGATCTGATTATGTTGGTACGTGGCGGTTATAAGGAGGAGGCAAAAACGTTATTTCCATATATAGCAACAGCAGATTTCAAGTCAATCGAGGATCTTGGAACCTACCTGAAAAATCTTAGCGTAGACGAATATGCTGAACTGCTGAAACGAAAGAGTCAGTTTTATTCTCCTAGCTATTCAAAAGTTTATCAAAGAGCATTGTGTGACATATGTGAAAGAATGAATAATCAGAACAAATATTCAAAAACTATTGAAAACATTAAAGAGTGGGCATTCAGATCGCAGCCTTGTCTTCAACGGGAAAATGTAACAGACGTTTGA